A single genomic interval of Primulina huaijiensis isolate GDHJ02 chromosome 7, ASM1229523v2, whole genome shotgun sequence harbors:
- the LOC140980954 gene encoding nudix hydrolase 2-like isoform X1 produces MIVTRLMIVARSSILSVTSSKNLSFYSKKCPLSTLNPSLRSQGKTNRLRFGIFSSIRSSMNSSMSRVSSEKQVERSLEAKNDDHGGVMVEMTSEPMDPGVFASLLRASLSHWRKEGKRGLWIKVPIDLVNLVEPAIMEGFYFHHAEPRYLMLVHWLPSSANTLPANATHRVGIGAFVLNEKNEVLVVQEKNGRFRGSGVLEFPTGVVDEGEDICDAAVREVKEETGIDSKFLEILALRQSHKSFFGKSDLFFVCMMQALSFEIQPQEAEIEAAQWMPYEEYTAQPFVKKHELLMYIADICRQKKEKGDEGYSGFSPVPTTTGFSDSKGNLYLNRYDLNLL; encoded by the exons ATGATAGTAACCCGGCTTATGATTGTGGCCAGGTCCTCCATTCTCAGTGTCACCAGTTCAAAAAATCTATCTTTCTACTCCAAGAAATGCCCCTTGTCCACTCTGAATCCATCGCTTCGATCCCAAG GGAAAACCAACAGGCTGAGATTTGGAATTTTCTCGAGTATCAGGTCCTCAATGAATTCTTCCATGTCACGGGTTTCATCAGAGAAGCAAGTGGAGAGAAGTTTGGAGGCGAAAAACGATGATCATGGCGGTGTGATGGTGGAAATGACCAGTGAGCCCATGGATCCCGGTGTTTTTGCTTCTTTACTCAGAGCTTCCCTTTCCCATTGGAGAAAAGAG GGAAAAAGGGGTCTGTGGATTAAAGTGCCTATTGATCTTGTTAATCTTGTTGAGCCTGCTATCATG GAAGGATTCTATTTTCACCATGCAGAACCTAGATATTTGATGCTTGTGCATTGGCTTCCTAGTAGTGCAAATACTCTGCCAGCTAATGCCACACATCGAGTGGGTATCGGTGCATTCGTATTGAATGAAAAGAACGAA GTTCTAGTTGTTCAGGAAAAGAATGGCAGATTTCGGGGATCAGGGGTGTTGGAATTCCCAACGGGTGTTGTTGATGAG GGTGAAGATATATGCGATGCTGCAGTCAGAGAAGTAAAAGAAGAAACAGGA ATTGactcaaaatttcttgaaattctAGCATTGAG ACAGAGCCacaaatcattctttgggaaatCAGATCTTTTCTTCGTTTGCATGATGCAAGCACTCTCATTTGAAATCCAGCCGCAGGAAGCAGAAATAGAGGCAGCACAG TGGATGCCGTATGAAGAATACACTGCTCAACCCTTTGTTAAGAAACACGAGCTTCTTATGTACATTGCTGATATATGCcgacaaaagaaagaaaagggcGACGAGGGATACTCTGGATTTTCTCCTGTGCCTACGACGACGGGATTTTCTGATAGTAAGGGCAACTTGTACTTAAACAGGTATGACCTCAACCTTTTATGA
- the LOC140980954 gene encoding nudix hydrolase 2-like isoform X2: MIVTRLMIVARSSILSVTSSKNLSFYSKKCPLSTLNPSLRSQGKTNRLRFGIFSSIRSSMNSSMSRVSSEKQVERSLEAKNDDHGGVMVEMTSEPMDPGVFASLLRASLSHWRKEGKRGLWIKVPIDLVNLVEPAIMEGFYFHHAEPRYLMLVHWLPSSANTLPANATHRVLVVQEKNGRFRGSGVLEFPTGVVDEGEDICDAAVREVKEETGIDSKFLEILALRQSHKSFFGKSDLFFVCMMQALSFEIQPQEAEIEAAQWMPYEEYTAQPFVKKHELLMYIADICRQKKEKGDEGYSGFSPVPTTTGFSDSKGNLYLNRYDLNLL, encoded by the exons ATGATAGTAACCCGGCTTATGATTGTGGCCAGGTCCTCCATTCTCAGTGTCACCAGTTCAAAAAATCTATCTTTCTACTCCAAGAAATGCCCCTTGTCCACTCTGAATCCATCGCTTCGATCCCAAG GGAAAACCAACAGGCTGAGATTTGGAATTTTCTCGAGTATCAGGTCCTCAATGAATTCTTCCATGTCACGGGTTTCATCAGAGAAGCAAGTGGAGAGAAGTTTGGAGGCGAAAAACGATGATCATGGCGGTGTGATGGTGGAAATGACCAGTGAGCCCATGGATCCCGGTGTTTTTGCTTCTTTACTCAGAGCTTCCCTTTCCCATTGGAGAAAAGAG GGAAAAAGGGGTCTGTGGATTAAAGTGCCTATTGATCTTGTTAATCTTGTTGAGCCTGCTATCATG GAAGGATTCTATTTTCACCATGCAGAACCTAGATATTTGATGCTTGTGCATTGGCTTCCTAGTAGTGCAAATACTCTGCCAGCTAATGCCACACATCGA GTTCTAGTTGTTCAGGAAAAGAATGGCAGATTTCGGGGATCAGGGGTGTTGGAATTCCCAACGGGTGTTGTTGATGAG GGTGAAGATATATGCGATGCTGCAGTCAGAGAAGTAAAAGAAGAAACAGGA ATTGactcaaaatttcttgaaattctAGCATTGAG ACAGAGCCacaaatcattctttgggaaatCAGATCTTTTCTTCGTTTGCATGATGCAAGCACTCTCATTTGAAATCCAGCCGCAGGAAGCAGAAATAGAGGCAGCACAG TGGATGCCGTATGAAGAATACACTGCTCAACCCTTTGTTAAGAAACACGAGCTTCTTATGTACATTGCTGATATATGCcgacaaaagaaagaaaagggcGACGAGGGATACTCTGGATTTTCTCCTGTGCCTACGACGACGGGATTTTCTGATAGTAAGGGCAACTTGTACTTAAACAGGTATGACCTCAACCTTTTATGA